One Oryza glaberrima chromosome 10, OglaRS2, whole genome shotgun sequence DNA segment encodes these proteins:
- the LOC127753230 gene encoding chitinase 8, with the protein MTTTTTRFVQLAACAAAALLAVAASGAAAQGVGSVITQAVFNSMLPNRDNSLCPARGFYTYDAFIAAANSFPAFGTSGGSAELIRRELAAFFGQTSHETTGGTRGSSDQFQWGYCFKEEINKATSPPYYGRGPIQLTGQSNYQAAGNALGLDLVGNPDLVSTDAVVSFKTAIWFWMTAQGNKPSCHDVILGRWTPSAADTAAGRVPGYGVITNIINGGIECGVGQNDANVDRIGYYKRYCDMLGAGYGSNLDCYNQRNFAS; encoded by the exons atgacaacgacgacgacgaggtttGTTCAGCTTGccgcgtgcgcggcggcggcgctgctcgccgtggcggcgagtggcgcggcggcgcagggcgtCGGGTCGGTCATCACGCAGGCGGTGTTCAACAGCATGCTGCCCAACCGCGACAACTCGCTGTGCCCGGCGAGGGGCTTCTACACGTACGACgccttcatcgccgccgccaactccttCCCGGCGTTCGGCAcctccggcggcagcgccgaGCTCATCCGCCGGGAGCTCGCCGCCTTCTTCGGCCAGACCTCCCACGAGACCACCG GTGGAACGAGGGGTAGTTCTGACCAGTTCCAGTGGGGTTACTGCTTCAAGGAGGAGATAAACAAGGCGACTTCTCCACCCTACTATGGACGTGGCCCAATTCAATTGACAGG gcAATCGAACTACCAAGCAGCCGGGAACGCGCTGGGGCTGGACCTGGTGGGCAACCCAGACCTGGTGTCCACCGACGCCGTGGTCTCCTTCAAGACGGCCATCTGGTTCTGGATGACGGCGCAGGGGAACAAGCCGTCGTGCCACGACGTCATCCTCGGCCGGTggacgccgtcggcggcggacaccgccgccggccgcgtccCCGGGTATGGCGTCATCACCAACATCATCAACGGCGGCATCGAGTGCGGCGTCGGCCAGAACGACGCCAACGTCGACCGCATCGGCTACTACAAGCGCTACTGCGACATGCTCGGCGCAGGCTACGGCAGCAACCTCGACTGCTACAACCAGCGCAACTtcgccagctag